Proteins encoded in a region of the Candidatus Methylomirabilis tolerans genome:
- a CDS encoding addiction module protein, whose translation MKQITATDALTLSIPERIQLVEDIWDTIATEPEAIELTEEEKRVIDERLEAYHRNPDLGSPWEDVYKRIAAKQCDTKS comes from the coding sequence ATGAAACAGATAACCGCCACTGATGCCCTTACGCTGTCAATACCTGAAAGGATTCAACTTGTAGAAGACATCTGGGATACGATAGCAACTGAACCGGAGGCTATCGAATTAACAGAGGAAGAAAAAAGGGTGATTGATGAACGATTGGAGGCTTATCATAGGAACCCTGATTTAGGCTCTCCGTGGGAAGATGTTTACAAAAGAATAGCGGCTAAACAGTGCGATACAAAGTCATAA